A region from the Alosa alosa isolate M-15738 ecotype Scorff River chromosome 7, AALO_Geno_1.1, whole genome shotgun sequence genome encodes:
- the LOC125297707 gene encoding zinc finger protein 664-like, whose translation MWSSGLALENFGWDHLWSVGNMDLGLSFSSGCNVTDTRQLDQLSVMVKEEDIKEEEYGHMISCPDEDEKPFAELHCKTETDVTESKVTYNETQQTTAEIEVKIEDDKQEHDYLLGSVSEYPDAAQQKIHGQNDELNLQLKGTLHHCTVCRRSFTALRELKKHQQTHSVSVNENQNTGSKRRHECAQCGKAFLNDSTLKTHILTHTGQKPHQCIQCGKSYSRVWCLKTHMLKHTGEKPYKCDQCGKAFTSSRNLRLHMLTHSGEKPHKCDQCGRSFSKRSNLNIHMMTHTGEKPYKCDQCGKGFTTSTNLTRHMLTHSGIKSHKCDQCGRSFALRSNLNIHMKTHTGEKPHIRGHCGKGFTTSTDLGLHMLTHSGEKPHKCDQCGKSFSKRSSLNSHMKTHTGEKPHICGNCGKGVSEHSHITEQKIHGQNDELNLQLKGRLHRLQEEFYRLERT comes from the exons ATGTGGAGCAGCGGACTTGCTTTAG AAAACTTTGGATGGGATCATCTTTGGTCCGTTGGGAACATGGATCTCGGACTTTCGTTTAGTTCTGGCTGTAACGTTACTGACACGCGGCAGCTTGACCAACTGAGCGTGATGGTGAAAGAAGAAGATATAAAAGAGGAGGAATATGGTCATATGATTTCATGTCCAGATGAAGATGAAAAGCCCTTTGCAGAACttcactgtaaaactgaaacagacGTCACAGAGTCCAAGGTTACTTACAATGAAACACAACAGACAACCGCGGAGATTGAAGTGAAGATTGAAGATGATAAACAAGAACACGATTATCTGCTGGGAA GTGTGTCTGAATACCCAGATGCAGCGCAACAGAAGATCCATGGACAGAACGATGAACTCAACCTGCAACTCAAAGGAACGCTGCACCACTGCACGGTCTGCAGGAGGAGTTTCACAGCCTTGAGAGAACTCAAGaaacaccagcaaacacactctGTTAGTGTGAATGAAAATCAGAACACTGGTAGTAAAAGGCGACatgaatgtgcccagtgtgggaAAGCATTCTTAAATGATTCAACTCTTAAAACCCATATTTTAACACACACGGGACAGAAGCCTCATCAATGCATCCAGTGTGGAAAATCTTATTCACGCGTTTGGTGtcttaaaacccacatgctAAAACACACTGGTGAGAAGCCTTATAAATGTGACcaatgtggaaaagcttttacatCATCCAGAAATCTTAGActgcacatgctcacacactctggagaaaagcctcataaatgtgaccaATGTGGAAGAAGTTTTTCAAAGAGATCAAATCTTAATATCCATATGATGacgcacactggagagaagccttatAAATGTGACCAATGTGGAAAAGGTTTTACAACATCCACAAATCTTACACGGCACATGCTCACGCACTCTGGAATAAAGTCTCATAAATGTGACCAATGTGGAAGAAGTTTTGCACTCAGATCAAATCTTAATATCCATATGAAGACGCACACTGGAGAAAAGCCTCATATACGTGGTCATTGTGGAAAAGGTTTTACAACATCCACAGATCTTGGActgcacatgctcacacactctggagaaaagcctcataaatgtgaccaATGTGGAAAAAGTTTTTCAAAGAGATCAAGTCTTAATTCCCATATGAAGacgcacactggagagaagcctcacatATGTGGTAATTGTGGAAAAG GTGTATCAGAACACTCACACATCACGGAGCAGAAGATCCATGGACAGAATGATGAACTGAACCTGCAACTCAAAGGAAGGCTGCACCGTCTGCAGGAGGAGTTTTACAGACTTGAGAGAACTTGA